The genomic stretch CGACGAGCCGACCGGCAACCTCGACTCCCTCAACTCCGACCGCGTCTTCAGCCTTCTCACCCGCGTCGTCCACAACCGAAACAAGGCCCTCCTCCTCGTCACCCACAACCCCGAGATCGCCGAGAAGTGCGACTGGGTCCACGAGATGAAGGACGGGCTGATCGTGAATACGACCCGGAACGAGCGGAAGGGATAGGGGGCGGGGCAGCTTCGGGACCTGCGCGGTCGACCCTATACAGGGCTTCAGCACCGAGAAGGCGATATTGCTCCTTGGATGCTCCTTCCCATGGCTCGGCCCTCAAGGAGGTTAGATCCAGCGGAGTAGAGTGGACTTATGAGAGGCGAGCCTTTTGGATCGCGCCCTATCTACACCAAGGCCTATCAGACGGGGCGGTGCAGGAGGGGCGAAGCCCCTCTTGCATCTTTAAACGCGCGGGTTACATCCACCTGTACAGAGCCATGTACCCGGTCCCGAAGGGCTGCCCTTCCTCTTTGATCCCCTACCCCTTCGCCTGCTGCTTCAGCAGATCGCGGATCTCGGTCAACAGCACGATATCGGGCGCGGGGGCCGGGGCCTCCGTCGGCGCGGGCGTGGAGGGCTCTTCCGCTTTCTGGTTCGCCAGCACCAGCATCTCGGCCTCGAAGGCGCGGCGCGCGATGTTGATGAACTTCACCAGGAGGAAAACGCACAGCGCGACGATCAGGAAGTTCAACGTCACGGTCAGGAAGTTCCCGTAGGCGAAGACGGGGATCGAATCGGCCTTGAGCTTCGCGATGGTGTCCCCCGGCTGCGCCTTGTCCGAGAGCGCCCAGAAATGCTTGCTGAAATCGGTGCTCCCCGGCGTCAATCTGCCGACAATCGGCATGACGAGGTCGGTGACGATCGAGTTCACGACGTTGCCGAAGGCCCCGCCGATGATGACGCCGACGGCGAGGTCGACCATGTTCCCTTTGACCGCGAATTCCCGGAAATCCTTGAAGAAGCTCATGCCGCGAAACTAAACCGCCCCGCGACAGGGTGCAACCCTGCGGCGGGGCGGTGGAGGAGAACGGCTCTCCTTAGAACGTATGGGCGATCTCGTCGGCGCGTCCCTTCGCCACGGCGACGGCGGCATCCTTCGCCTCGCCCCCGGCGAGGGTCGGCTCGACGAGGATCTCGCGGAGGTCGGTGACGCCGACGAAGCCGAGGACCTGGCGGAAGTAGGTGGTCTGGGCGTCGTAGCCCTCGGCTCCGGTGCCGGGACCATAGGCGCCGCCCCGGGCGTAGACGGCGACGGCGGGCTTCCCCGTGACGAGGCCGGTGTAGCCGGTCTCGGGCGAGAAGCTGAAGGTGAGGCCGGGCTGGGCGATGAGGTCGATCCACTGCTTCAGCTTGTAGGGGATGCCGAAGTTCCACATCGGAAGGGAGAAGACGAATTTGTCGGCGGCCTTGAACTGCTCCGCGAGGGAGACGATGGCCGTCCATGCGGCGGCCTGTTCCGGGGTGAACGGCTGGCCGTGGAGGATCGCGTACTTCGCGTCGAGGGCCGCGCCGTCGAACTCGGGGAGGTTGGCCGTCCAGAGGTCGAGCGTCTCGACCGTGTCGCCGGGATGGGCGGCCAGGTAGGCGTCGAGGAAGTGGCGGGCAACGGTCGTCGAGGCGGAACGCTCGCCCCTGGGCGAGGCGGAGATGTGGAGGACTTTGGACATAAGAGTGGAGAGGTTGGGGGTCTGGGTTGGGTTCGATTGGTTTCTTCCCTAGTTGTAACCCCGATTGGAGAAAAGCGGAAAGACCGTCTTTCTTCGCTTAGCATGCTTTTTGGGCATACCCCATTTTCAGGGGTAATTTCTCCCGCACTTGCCTTGCCCCCCGGCGCGGGCTTCAATCTTCCCACCCCCCCTTCCACTCTCCCATGACCACCCCCCTCCTCCGCCGCACGAAGATCGTCGCCACCATCGGCCCGGCCAGCCGGTCTCCCGAAATCATCCGGCAGCTGATCCGCGCGGGGATGAACGTCGCGCGGCTCAATTTCTCCCACGGCTCCTACGACGACCACGCGCAGAGCATCGCCGCCCTCCGCGCGATCTCGAAGGAACTCGATACCCCCGTCACCCTCCTCCAGGACCTCCAGGGGCCGAAGGTCCGCGTCGGCGCGATGCCCGAAGGGAAGATCCTCCTCATCCCCGACGCCCTCGTCACCCTGATCCCCGAGGAGGACTACACCGGCCAGCCCGCCACCATCCCCCTCGACTACCCCCACGCCCATGAGGAGGCGAAGCCGGGAACCCAGATCCTCCTCGCCGACGGCCTCTACGAGATGGTCGTCGTCGAGGTCGACCAAGCGAAACGTTCCCTCCTCTGCCGCGTCGTCGAGGGCGGCACCCTCCAGAGCCGCAAGGGGGTCAACTTCCCCGCCCTGAAGCTCCGCCTTCCCTCCCTCACCGAGAAGGACAAGGAAGACCTCGTCTTCGGCCTCTCCCAGCACGTCGACTGGATCTCCCTCAGCTTCGTCCGCAGCGCCGAGGACCTCCGCCTGCTGAAGGCGATCCTGAAGGAACACGGGGCGACCCAGTCGATCATCGCCAAGATCGAGAAGCCCCAGGCCATCGAGAACCTCGAGGAGATCCTCGACGAGTCCGACGGCATCATGGTTGCCCGCGGTGACCTCGGCGTCGAAATCAGCCCGGAGAAGGTGCCGATGCTCCAGAAACGGATCATCGAGTCGTGCAACCGGCGCGGCCTCCCCGTCATCACCGCCACGCAGATGCTGGAGAGCATGATCAACGATCCCCGCCCGACCCGGGCCGAGACCAGCGACGTCGCCAACGCGATCATCGACGGCACCGACGCCGTCATGCTCTCCGGGGAGACCGCCGCCGGGGCCTTCCCCGTCCGCGCCGTCGAGATGATGCACCGCATCGCCGTCGAGGTGGAGGCCGGGATCGACTTCAAGAGCTACCCCACCCTCCGGCGCGGCGACGCCGACGCCCTCGCCGAGGGGGCCAACGTCATCGCCCGCTCGATCGAGCCCCACAGCATCGTCGTCCTCACCACCTCGGGCCACACCGCCCGCGCCGTCGCCGCCGAACGCTCCCGCACCCCCGTCATCGCCGTCACCGGGAACGAGCGGGTCTACCACGCGCTCAACCTCTTCTGGGGGATCAAGCCGCTGCTGGAGCTCCCCTCCCCCGGCGCCCCCTCCGACTCCTTCGACGACCTCGTCCGCGATGCCGAGAAGGCGTTGCGGCGGCGGAGCCTCGCCCCCTCCGGCTCCCGCATCCTGATCCTCGGCGGCGTCCCGTCGAACACCCCGCGCGGGGCCAACTTCGTCAAGATCCACACCCTTCCCTAACTCCCCCAGCCTCACGAATATGATCGATCCCGCCGCCGCCCAGGCCCCGTTCTCCGCCCTCACCTTCATCGTCGCCCCCGCGCTGCTGACGAACGCGACGAGCGTCCTCGCCATGAGCACGATCAACCGCCACCTCCGCACGCGGGACCGGATGCACGAGCTCTACAAGCTTCCCGACCCGAAGGACGAATCGGCCCCCGACCGCGCCCGGCGGATGCTCCACGTCGACCGGATCCAGCGGCAGGGCGAGCTCCTCCTCCACTCCCTCCACGCGATCTACATCGCCCTCGCCGCCTTCTCCGGCTCGACGCTCGTCACCCTCCTGGGGGCGAGCCTCGCCACCGTCTTCCCCGGCTTCGCCTACCATCTCTTCATCAACGTCGGCCTCGTGCTCGGCTGCGTCGGCGTCGGCGGGCTGATGCTCGGCAGCTGGCAGCTCTTCCGCGCCACCCAGCTCTCCCTCGTCAACATGCAGATGGAAGCCGACGCCATCCGCAACCGCGGGGCGACGATTCAGCCGCTGGGCTGATCAGTCTCGCGTGATTCGTCAAAGGGCAGGGCTCCCGCCCTGCCCCGCCCGCCTCCACCGCGTCGGCGGCATCCCCGCGCGGGCACGGAAATCGAGGGTGAAGTGGTAGGGCGAGGAATAGCCGAGCTGCCCCGCGATCTCCTTCACCGCGAGGGCGGTGTTCTGCAACAGATTCCGCGCGCGGCGGTGGCGGATTTCCATCCGGTATTGCTTCGGGGAGAAGCCGGTCTGCCGCTTGAACTCGCGGCGGAAATAGGAATAGCTGACCCCCATCTTCCGGGCGACCGACTCCGGGGAAACCTCAGGGCCTCCCTTCTCCCACTCGCCTTCGAGGAGCGCCTGCGCCTTGGAAACGATGCCACTCGCCCGCGTCGAGAAAGTCGCCGCGCTCTGCGGCCGGAGGGGATTCCCGTGCCGCAACACCAACGCCAGGATCTGCGCCGCGCAGAGCCCGAGGCGGACGGGGAACCCGGGCGGCTTCCCCCGCGCCAGCCGGAGCGCCTCCGCCCAGAGCGCCTCGACCTCGCCGACGGCTTTCACCGCGTGGACCGGATGCCGCGCATCGAGGAGCCCCGCCGCGCGGAGCTGGTCGAAGTAGGTCCCGTTCACCTCGATCCACGACTCGGTCCACCCCGTCTCGACGGCGGGCCGGTAGCGGTGCCAGACGCCGGGGAAGAGGAGGAAAAGCGTCCCCGCGCCCAGCCGCCGCTTCAGCCCCGGGGCCGACTCGAAGAGGCCCCGCCCCGCGCTCAGGTAGAGGAGCTGGTAATCGGCGAGCGTCCGCCCCTGCTCCCACGAGAAAAGGCGGCTCTCGGGATGGCCGCCGGACGGGTAGACCGCGTGCGGCGGCGTCCGGTTCACCCCGCACGCCGTGGCGTAGAGTCCCCAGGCCCGATCCCGGGCGGGGACGGGGAAATAGCTGTGGAAGTTGCGGCTCATCCGTTTTCTTGTGTCATTTTTTATATGGAAAAGATCAGTTTGTCGATTTATCGCCTTTCCCATCTGTGTCAAAAATAAGGAATGAGTACTCCCGCCTCCGCCTATGCCCATGCTCAAGCCGTCTATGCCTCCCACGGCGTCGATACCGAGGCGGTCCTCGCCCGCCTCGCCACGATCCCCCTCTCCCTCCATTGCTGGCAGGGCGACGACGTCGGCGGCTTCGAGACGCCCGACGCCGAACTGAGCGGCGGCGGCATCCAGGTCACCGGGAACTATCCCGGCAAGGCCCGCACCCTCGCCGAACTCCGGCACGATCTCGACAAGGTCTACTCCCTCCTCCCCGGGAAGCACCGCCTGAACCTCCACGCGTGCTATGCCGACCTCGGCGGAAAGAAAGTCGGGCGCGACCAATACGACGTCACCCACTTCCAGAGCTGGATCGACTGGTGCAAGGCGCGCGGCCTCGGCCTCGACTTCAACCCGACCCTCTTCGGCCACCCCCTCGCCAACGACGGCGCGACCCTCTCCAGCCGCGACGAGGGGATCCGCCGATTCTGGATCGACCACAGCATCGCCTGCCGGAAGATCGGCGCCGAGATGGGCAGGCAGCTCGGCACCGCCACTGTCACCAACGTCTGGATCCCCGACGGCTCGAAGGACCTCCCCGTCGACCGCAAGGCCCCCCGCGAGCGCCTCGAAGCCTCCCTCGACGCGGTCTTCCAGGAAGCCCTCGATCCCCGGCACCACCTCGACGCCGTCGAGTCGAAGCTCTTCGGCATCGGCTCCGAATCGTACGTCGTCGGGTCCCATGAATTCTACATGGGCTACGCCGTGAAGAACCGGAAGCTCCTCTGCCTCGACGCCGGCCACTTCCACCCGACGGAGAGCCTCGCCGACAAGATCTCCTCGGTCCTCCAGTTCGTCCCCGAGATCATCCTCCACGTCAGCCGCGGCGTCCGCTGGGACAGCGACCACGTCGTCCTCCTCGACGACCCGACGAAGGCGATCATGGAAGAGCTGGTCCGGGGCGATTTCCTCGGCCGCACCCACATCGGCCTCGACTACTTCGACGCCAGCATCAACCGCATCGCCGCCTGGGCCATCGGCGCCCGGAGCGCCCTGAAGGCCCTCCTCCTCGGCCTCCTCGAGCCGACCGCCCGGCTCCGCGCCGCCGAGGAAGCGGGCGACGGCACCCTGCGCCTCCTCCTCCTCGAGGAAATCAAGACCCTTCCCTTCGGCCTCGTCTGGGACGAATACCTCAAGCGCCACGACGTCCCCACCGGCGACGCCTGGCTGAACGAGGTGAAGAACTACGAGAAGACCGTGCTCTCGGCACGGGCCTGATTCCCTGATTGGCGACCGGAAAACCGGTCACCCCTTCGCGCCCCGCACCATCGAGGTCGCGAAGGCGGCCGCACCGAAGCCGTTGTCGATGTTCACGACCGCGACGTTCGGCGAGCATGAATTCAGCATCCCCAGCAGCGCCGCGACGCCGCCGAAGGCCGCGCCGTAGCCGACGCTCGTCGGCACCGCGATGACGGGGACGCGGACCAATCCGGCGACGACCGTCGGCAGCGCCCCCTCCATCCCCGCGCAGACGATGCAGGCCCGCGCCTCGGCCAAGACCGGGCGCTGGGAGAGGAGACGATGGAGGCCGGCCACGCCGACGTCGTACAGGCGGGTGACCGTGTTGCCGAGGAACTCGGCCGTGACGGCGGCCTCCTCCGCCACGGGAAGATCGCTCGTCCCCGCGCAGAGGACGGCGAGGGTGCCGGGGAAGGGAATCGTCTCGTGCTGGCGGAGGGAGAGGATGCGGGCCACCGGATGATAGGTGGCCGCCGGCACCTCGGCGAGGACGGCGGCGGCGGCCCCGGCCCCGGCGCGGGTGGCGAGGACATCGCCGCCCGCCGCCGCCATGCGGGCGAAGATTCCGGCGACCTCGGCGTCGGTCTTCCCCGCCGCATAGATCACCTCGGGCATCCCGGTGCGCAGGGCGCGGTGGTGGTCGACCTTCGCGTAGGCGAGATCCTCATAGGGAAGGTTGGCGAGCCGGGCCATCCCCTCCTGGGGCGTCGTCTTGCCTTGTTCAATCGCCGTCAACAGTTCGAGGAGGCTGGTCGGGTTCATCGTTTGATATTATAGAGTCTATCAGGTCGTCTCGCGAACGATCAACCGCGTGGAGAAGACCCGGGACCAGCCGCCCTTCGGTTTCTTCTCCCCGGCGATCTTGGCGAGGAGGACTTCGGCTCCCGCCTTGCCGATCTCGCCGGCGGGTTGGGCGATCGTCGTCAACGGCGGCCACGCGAGGGCCGCGGCGGAGCGGTCGTCGAAGCCGACGAGGGCGATCTCCTCCGGCACCCGTACGCCGCGGTCGTGGAGCCCGGCCAGGAAAGAGAGCGCGATGTGGTCCGCATGGATGACGACGGCATCGGGCCGCGCCCGCGCCGGAAGCGCGGCGACCGTCCGGCCCGCTTCCCGCAACGCATCGATCTCCTCCCCCGGATAATCGAGGAGGAGCGGCTTCCGCCCCAGCGTGCGAAGGGCCGCCTCGTACCCGTCGAGGCGGGTCCGGTCGTCGGTCGGCCCGAGGAAGGCAATCCGCTTCCGGCCCCGCTCCGCAAGGAGGAGGACCGCCTCGCGGACGCCCTGCCCCCGGTCGATCTTCATCGCGTCGTACCGCGGCGGCAGTTCCCCGCGCGGATCGAGGATCACGTAGGGAAGCTGCGCCCTCACCAGCAGCGCGAGGAGGGCGGGGAGGACATGCTCCAGCACGTAGGGATCGTGCTGTCCGGAGCCGACCAGGACGACCCCCGCCGGATTCTGGGCAAGCAGCTCCTGGACGAGCCGTTCGCCCCAATCGCCCCGCCGGGGCTCGAAGTGAAAGGCGACGGAGACGATGAACCCGGCCTCGCGGAGGCGTCGCTCGAGCCCGGCCACCTGGGCGAGCCGGGGCTCGTCGGCGGCGAAGGCGAGGACCGAGACGATGTGGCTCTTCGCGGTTTTCAGGCTCCGCGCCGCGAGGTTCGGCCGGTAGCCGAGCTTCCGGACGGCGGCCTCGACGGCTTCCCGCGTCTCGGTGCCGACGTAGCCCTTCCCCTTCAGCACCCGGTTGATGGTGCGGATCGAGACGCCCGCCGCCTGCGCCAATGCCTTGAGGGTCGCCATGAGTCGCCAGCCGGTGAAACCGCCTACCCCTTCTTCGCCGCGAAGGCGGGATCGAGGTCGAGGCCGAAGTAGCCCCGGGCGTTCTCGAAGCAGATCTCGCGGACCATCGCGCCGAGGAGTTTCCCGTCGTTCGGGAGGAGCCCCTTCGCCACGTCATTCCCGATGAGGTTGCAGAGAAGGCGGCGGAAATACTCGTGCCGCGTGTAGGAAAGGAAACTCCGGGAGTCGGTCAGCATCCCGACGAAGCGGCGCAGGAGGCCGAGGTTCGAGAGGGCGTTGAGCTGCCACGTCATCCCCTCGGCCTGGTCGAGGAACCACCAGCCGCTGCCGAACTGGATCTTCCCGGGAATCGTCCCGTCCTGGAAGTTGCCGATCATCGTCGCGAAGACGTAATTGTCGGCGGGATTCAGGTTGTAGAGGACGATCTTCGGCAGCTCGTCCGTCGAGGCGAGGCGGTTCAGGTACCAGGAGAGGGCGGCGGCCTGCGGGAAATCGCCGACCGAGTCGACCCCGGCATCGGCGCCGACTCGGGCGCGAAGGCGGCTGTTGTTGTTCCGCAGCGCGCCGAGGTGGAGCTGCTTCGTCCATCCCTTCGCCGCGTCGAGGCGGCCGAGGAGGAGCAGCAGCCAGGTGCCGAACTGCTGCGTCTCGGAGGGCGTCGCCGCCGTGCCGCCGAGGGCTTTGGCGAAGATCGCGCCCGCCTCGGCGTCGGAGCATTCCGAGGCGAAGCACGATTCAAGGCCGTGGTCGGAGAGGCGGCATCCCTGCGCGTGGAAGAAATCGTGCCGCTGCTTCAGCGCCGAGACGAAGCCGTCGAAGGTGCCGGTGTCGGCCTGCGCCGTCGCGGAGAGCTTCGCACACCACGCCTTGAAGGCGGCGGGCTGGTCGACGACGAAGGCCCCGTCGGGACGGAAGGCGGGATAGACGCGGGTCTTCAGGCCGGAGGCGGCGATCCGCGCGTGGTCGGGAAGGGGATCGGCGGGGTCGTCGGTCGTCACCACGACGGCGACGTTGCACTTCTCCAGCAGCCCGTGGACGGCGTAGCCGGGCTCGGCCAGCTTCGCGTTGGCCTGCTCCCAGATCGTGTCGGCGCTCGTCCCGTCGATGAGGAGATCGATGCCGAAGTAGCGCTCGAGCTCGAGGTGGCTCCAATGGTAGAGCGGATTGCGGAGGGTATAGGGGACGGTCGCGACGAAGGCGTCGAACTTCTCCCGATCCGAGGCGTCGCCGGTGCAGTAGCGCTCGGCGACCCCGTTGGAGCGCATCGCCCGCCACTTGTAATGGTCTCCCCCGAGCCAGATCTCGTAGAGATTGCGGAAGCGGTGGTTGTCGGCGATCAGCTTCGGCGGGAGGTGGCAGTGGTAATCGTAGATCGGCTGGGGGGCCGCCTCGTTGAAGTAGAGCTCCCGGGCGGTTTCGGTCTCGAGGAGGAAGGTTTCGGTCAGAAAGGTTTTCATTCTTGCCAATTTAGGCCAACGTTGGCACATTGGAGGACACATTCAATCAAATTAACGCCATGCCCTGGTTTTCCCTCCAATCCGAATCGATTCCCCGCACCGAAATCGAGCAGGCCTGCGCCCGCCTCCTCGACGAGGCCCGCACCCGTATTCCCGGCAGCGCCAAACTGGGCCGCGTCCTCCTCCTCCCTCCCGACCTCACCCGCGCCCACAGCGGGGCGGGCTGGATCACCGAGACCCTCTACAACCAGATCCTCGCCCTCAACCCCGCCGCCGACATCCACGTCATCCCGACCCTCGGCCAGCACGTGCCGCACACCGAGGAGGAAAACAAGTGGATGTTCGGCTCGATTCCCCATTCCCGAATCCACGCCCACGACTGGCGGGGCGGCGTCACCCGCGTCGGCGTCATCCCGGCGGAGCGGGTGAAGGAGAGCACCGGCGGCAAGGCCGACTGGGAGATCCCCGTCGACCTCAACACGATGCTGATGA from Verrucomicrobium sp. GAS474 encodes the following:
- a CDS encoding L-rhamnose isomerase, which encodes MSTPASAYAHAQAVYASHGVDTEAVLARLATIPLSLHCWQGDDVGGFETPDAELSGGGIQVTGNYPGKARTLAELRHDLDKVYSLLPGKHRLNLHACYADLGGKKVGRDQYDVTHFQSWIDWCKARGLGLDFNPTLFGHPLANDGATLSSRDEGIRRFWIDHSIACRKIGAEMGRQLGTATVTNVWIPDGSKDLPVDRKAPRERLEASLDAVFQEALDPRHHLDAVESKLFGIGSESYVVGSHEFYMGYAVKNRKLLCLDAGHFHPTESLADKISSVLQFVPEIILHVSRGVRWDSDHVVLLDDPTKAIMEELVRGDFLGRTHIGLDYFDASINRIAAWAIGARSALKALLLGLLEPTARLRAAEEAGDGTLRLLLLEEIKTLPFGLVWDEYLKRHDVPTGDAWLNEVKNYEKTVLSARA
- the larB gene encoding nickel pincer cofactor biosynthesis protein LarB, whose protein sequence is MNPTSLLELLTAIEQGKTTPQEGMARLANLPYEDLAYAKVDHHRALRTGMPEVIYAAGKTDAEVAGIFARMAAAGGDVLATRAGAGAAAAVLAEVPAATYHPVARILSLRQHETIPFPGTLAVLCAGTSDLPVAEEAAVTAEFLGNTVTRLYDVGVAGLHRLLSQRPVLAEARACIVCAGMEGALPTVVAGLVRVPVIAVPTSVGYGAAFGGVAALLGMLNSCSPNVAVVNIDNGFGAAAFATSMVRGAKG
- the mscL gene encoding large conductance mechanosensitive channel protein MscL, which produces MSFFKDFREFAVKGNMVDLAVGVIIGGAFGNVVNSIVTDLVMPIVGRLTPGSTDFSKHFWALSDKAQPGDTIAKLKADSIPVFAYGNFLTVTLNFLIVALCVFLLVKFINIARRAFEAEMLVLANQKAEEPSTPAPTEAPAPAPDIVLLTEIRDLLKQQAKG
- the pyk gene encoding pyruvate kinase, whose amino-acid sequence is MTTPLLRRTKIVATIGPASRSPEIIRQLIRAGMNVARLNFSHGSYDDHAQSIAALRAISKELDTPVTLLQDLQGPKVRVGAMPEGKILLIPDALVTLIPEEDYTGQPATIPLDYPHAHEEAKPGTQILLADGLYEMVVVEVDQAKRSLLCRVVEGGTLQSRKGVNFPALKLRLPSLTEKDKEDLVFGLSQHVDWISLSFVRSAEDLRLLKAILKEHGATQSIIAKIEKPQAIENLEEILDESDGIMVARGDLGVEISPEKVPMLQKRIIESCNRRGLPVITATQMLESMINDPRPTRAETSDVANAIIDGTDAVMLSGETAAGAFPVRAVEMMHRIAVEVEAGIDFKSYPTLRRGDADALAEGANVIARSIEPHSIVVLTTSGHTARAVAAERSRTPVIAVTGNERVYHALNLFWGIKPLLELPSPGAPSDSFDDLVRDAEKALRRRSLAPSGSRILILGGVPSNTPRGANFVKIHTLP
- a CDS encoding DUF2721 domain-containing protein — its product is MIDPAAAQAPFSALTFIVAPALLTNATSVLAMSTINRHLRTRDRMHELYKLPDPKDESAPDRARRMLHVDRIQRQGELLLHSLHAIYIALAAFSGSTLVTLLGASLATVFPGFAYHLFINVGLVLGCVGVGGLMLGSWQLFRATQLSLVNMQMEADAIRNRGATIQPLG
- a CDS encoding AraC family transcriptional regulator — encoded protein: MSRNFHSYFPVPARDRAWGLYATACGVNRTPPHAVYPSGGHPESRLFSWEQGRTLADYQLLYLSAGRGLFESAPGLKRRLGAGTLFLLFPGVWHRYRPAVETGWTESWIEVNGTYFDQLRAAGLLDARHPVHAVKAVGEVEALWAEALRLARGKPPGFPVRLGLCAAQILALVLRHGNPLRPQSAATFSTRASGIVSKAQALLEGEWEKGGPEVSPESVARKMGVSYSYFRREFKRQTGFSPKQYRMEIRHRRARNLLQNTALAVKEIAGQLGYSSPYHFTLDFRARAGMPPTRWRRAGQGGSPAL
- a CDS encoding NAD(P)H-dependent oxidoreductase, which encodes MSKVLHISASPRGERSASTTVARHFLDAYLAAHPGDTVETLDLWTANLPEFDGAALDAKYAILHGQPFTPEQAAAWTAIVSLAEQFKAADKFVFSLPMWNFGIPYKLKQWIDLIAQPGLTFSFSPETGYTGLVTGKPAVAVYARGGAYGPGTGAEGYDAQTTYFRQVLGFVGVTDLREILVEPTLAGGEAKDAAVAVAKGRADEIAHTF
- a CDS encoding LacI family DNA-binding transcriptional regulator, which gives rise to MATLKALAQAAGVSIRTINRVLKGKGYVGTETREAVEAAVRKLGYRPNLAARSLKTAKSHIVSVLAFAADEPRLAQVAGLERRLREAGFIVSVAFHFEPRRGDWGERLVQELLAQNPAGVVLVGSGQHDPYVLEHVLPALLALLVRAQLPYVILDPRGELPPRYDAMKIDRGQGVREAVLLLAERGRKRIAFLGPTDDRTRLDGYEAALRTLGRKPLLLDYPGEEIDALREAGRTVAALPARARPDAVVIHADHIALSFLAGLHDRGVRVPEEIALVGFDDRSAAALAWPPLTTIAQPAGEIGKAGAEVLLAKIAGEKKPKGGWSRVFSTRLIVRETT
- the uxaC gene encoding glucuronate isomerase; amino-acid sequence: MKTFLTETFLLETETARELYFNEAAPQPIYDYHCHLPPKLIADNHRFRNLYEIWLGGDHYKWRAMRSNGVAERYCTGDASDREKFDAFVATVPYTLRNPLYHWSHLELERYFGIDLLIDGTSADTIWEQANAKLAEPGYAVHGLLEKCNVAVVVTTDDPADPLPDHARIAASGLKTRVYPAFRPDGAFVVDQPAAFKAWCAKLSATAQADTGTFDGFVSALKQRHDFFHAQGCRLSDHGLESCFASECSDAEAGAIFAKALGGTAATPSETQQFGTWLLLLLGRLDAAKGWTKQLHLGALRNNNSRLRARVGADAGVDSVGDFPQAAALSWYLNRLASTDELPKIVLYNLNPADNYVFATMIGNFQDGTIPGKIQFGSGWWFLDQAEGMTWQLNALSNLGLLRRFVGMLTDSRSFLSYTRHEYFRRLLCNLIGNDVAKGLLPNDGKLLGAMVREICFENARGYFGLDLDPAFAAKKG